The region AAAACGAAATGTCTGATTTGTGTTGTGTTtagaaatgttaaaaatatttcatttcaatacaatttctGAACTTAAAGCAGCAATACACATTCACAAAGTACGGTTTTATCGATTACAATATTACCGATACGATATCTCGTTTTCTCGCCCTAGCTATAAGTCAGTGCTGCACCGAACCGTAAATAGACTGACAAGAAATTTCTAACCGTGTTTGTCATAAGTCATCTCAGTCTCACACAAATAATTGTTATGACGTTATTCTCAGTTAATTTTCAATAGTATTGTGAAATATAAATCATCATTAATCATTGTAAATAGTCACTTCTATATATCAGCATGTGGAAAGGGCTCAGGTTAACCCAAACTCAGTTATCCAAATTGCAGTTCAATGGCCATAAAATTCAACCAGTCAGCGTTGCGGCACTAGATTCCGTTCTGAACCAGTGGTACAGATTTTGTCAGAAACCTCCTAAGGGCTTTGAAAAATATTTCCAACCTGGAACAAGTCAAAAGCAGCAGAAAAAGCCGGACAAAGATGACAGCCCAGCGCCGTCAAAAAGCTCACCCCCGCCATCCAGACcaagctccccaaaagatgacAAATGGAATATGAACATGTTTTCAAACACAGGCCCTGGTAGTGGTGGCGGTCGCGGCTCCTACGAAGGTGGCGACAGGGAAAAATGGATGATGTTTGGTGCAATGGGTGTCGTAACCTTACTCGCCTCGATAGCCTACTTCGAACTTAGATATAGAGAAATAAGTTGGAGAGATTTCGTTAATCAGTACCTCAATAAAGGACTTGTGGAAAAGCTTGAAGTGATTAATAAGAAATGGGTGAGAGTGAAGTTACAACCAGGATCAGCACTAGAGAACAAGGTTATCTGGTTTGCTATTGGCAGTGTTGATTCCTTTGAGAGAAACTTAGAAAACGCACAAATTGAAATGAATGTTGATCCACCAAATTTTATTTCTGTGATTTATAAAACCGAAGTGGAAGCATCTAGTTTAACTGGCATGTTACCTACTCTGCTCATAATTGGGTTCTTAATTTACATGATGCGCCGCTCGGCCGACATGATGGGCCGTGGAGGCCGCAAAGGTGGTGGCCTCTTTGGAGGAGTGATGGAATCAACTGCGAAACTAATAAATCCAACTGATATTGGTGTAAAATTCCAAGATGTTGCTGGCTGTGAGGAAGCCAAGATTGAGATAATGGAGTTTGTCAATTTTCTCAAGAACCCTCAGCAGTACCTAGATTTGGGAGCCAAGATACCCAAAGGTGCTCTGCTCACTGGGCCCCCAGGCACTGGCAAAACTCTGCTGGCTAAAGCAACTGCTGGGGAAGCAAATGTCCCATTCCTCACAGTTTCTGGATCTGAGTTCCTAGAGATGTTTGTTGGTGTTGGTCCTTCCAGAGTTAGAGACATGTTTTCAATGGCTCGTAAACATGCCCCTTGCATTTTATTCATTGATGAAATTGATGCAGTCGGTAGAAAGAGGGGTGGACGCAGCTTTGGAGGCCATTCAGAACAGGAGAACACTCTTAACCAACTGCTAGTAGAAATGGATGGGTTTAACACTACCACTAATGTTGTTGTTCTAGCAGCCACTAACAGGGTCGACATCCTTGATAAAGCCTTGTTGCGACCAGGGAGATTTGACAGACAAATATTTGTACCAGCACCAGATATTAAGGGCAGAGCCTCCATTTTCAAAGTACATCTCCAACCATTAAAGACTACCATAAACAAGGAGAACCTAGCACGAAAAATGGCTGCATTAACTCCAGGTAAATCTAGCTAGTGTTTACATTGTTTCTCTCTCTGTGGTcgctccctcatgactgaggatcgtggtcatcggTGGATGTGGATGCTCCACACCTGGTCTTTATGATCTGCCTCCAACGGTGATGAACTGCCTGTTCATCGCGTCTCTGACAACCGAGCAAAAGTTGGTTGAGGATGGAGCCCCTTTTAATTGATCGCTCCATCTTGTTGGAGATCGTCCTCGGCTTCGTTTGCCCTCCGTGTTTCCAACAATGATCAGCTTTTCAAGGCTTTCATCTCCCCTCCTCATTATGTGGCCGAAGTAGGACAGTA is a window of Cydia splendana chromosome 1, ilCydSple1.2, whole genome shotgun sequence DNA encoding:
- the LOC134790943 gene encoding AFG3-like protein 2: MWKGLRLTQTQLSKLQFNGHKIQPVSVAALDSVLNQWYRFCQKPPKGFEKYFQPGTSQKQQKKPDKDDSPAPSKSSPPPSRPSSPKDDKWNMNMFSNTGPGSGGGRGSYEGGDREKWMMFGAMGVVTLLASIAYFELRYREISWRDFVNQYLNKGLVEKLEVINKKWVRVKLQPGSALENKVIWFAIGSVDSFERNLENAQIEMNVDPPNFISVIYKTEVEASSLTGMLPTLLIIGFLIYMMRRSADMMGRGGRKGGGLFGGVMESTAKLINPTDIGVKFQDVAGCEEAKIEIMEFVNFLKNPQQYLDLGAKIPKGALLTGPPGTGKTLLAKATAGEANVPFLTVSGSEFLEMFVGVGPSRVRDMFSMARKHAPCILFIDEIDAVGRKRGGRSFGGHSEQENTLNQLLVEMDGFNTTTNVVVLAATNRVDILDKALLRPGRFDRQIFVPAPDIKGRASIFKVHLQPLKTTINKENLARKMAALTPGFTGADIANVCNEAALIAARELAHNITLKNFEQAIERVVAGMEKKSNVLQPEERKIVAYHEAGHAVAGWFLQHADPLLKVSIIPRGKGLGYAQYLPKEQYLYSKEQLFDRMCMTLGGRVSEELFFGRITTGAQDDLKKITQSAYAQIVHYGMNPKVGNVSFEMPQPGEMVIDKPYSEKTAELIDGEVRVLIDSAHKHTTTLLTQHKENIIKVAERLLKQEILSRDDMIELLGPRPFPEKSTYEEFVEGTGSLDEDTTLPEGLKDWNKDKPAVPAPESIKESKTSTSTAATSSSKN